GCACCGAGATGGAGCCGAAGCCGTACACTGGAGTTGTGATGGTTCCCCTGCCTTTGAGTTATCTGTAAGCGATCGCACTCAACCAGGTACGACGATTACTCTTACTTTAATGGACGAGGAAACCGAATACCTCGAACCAGCCCGAATTAAGCAACTCATCAAAAAATATTGCGACTTCATGCCCGTAACCATCAAACTAGATGGTGAGCAAATCAACAAGCAACAAGCACTTTGGAAAAAATCGCCCCAAGACCTTAAAGATGAAGATTATTTAGAATTTTATCGCTATCTCTATCCTTTCCAAGAAGATCCTCTACTCTGGGTTCACCTCAAAACCGATTATCCGTTCCTCCTCAACGGTATCCTCTATTTCCCGAAAATCAAGCCGGATGTAGACATCAACAAAGGACAGATTAAACTCTTCTGCAATCAAGTCTTTGTCAGCGACCATTGTGAAGAAATTATCCCCGACTTCTTAATGCCTTTACGAGGAGTTATCGACAGTCCCGATATTCCTCTTAACGTCTCTCGTAGCGCCCTTACCAACGATCGCACTGTACGTCGGATTGCTGACTTTATCGCGAAGAAGATCGCCGATCGCCTAAAATCACTTTACGACGAAAACCGCTCGGAATACATTCGCTGTTGGCAAGATGTCGGTACTTTTGTCAAGTTTGGCTCTCTCAAAGAGGATAAATTTAAAAAGCAAGTCGAAGATTTAATTATCTTCCAGACTACCGCTAAACTCGGCGCAGACACTCCCCAAGTTGAAGTCCAAACCGAATCCGGAGATGCTTGGGAAGATGCCTCTAATCAGCCAGCAACTGACGCTCAAGGAAACTATTACACCACTCTGAAAGAATACTTAGAGCGTAACAAAGAACGTCACGAAAACCGCGTCTTTTATTGCAACGACTCCACCACCCAAGCAACCTACATCGAACTTTACAAAAATCAGGGTTTAGAAGTCCTTTATATGGACTCTTTCATCGACACCAACTACTTTATCCCCTTCCTCGAACGGGAATACTCTGACGTTAAATTCTCCCGCGTAGACTCAGAATTGGATAACACCCTGGTTGAAGAAGACAAAGCTGGAGAAATAGTTGACCCCAACACTAACAAAACTCGCAGCGAGTCAATTAAAGAGTTGTTTGAAAAAGCGCTCAACAAACCTCAAGTTAACATCAAAACTCAGGCAATTAAATCTGAAGATCCCCAAGGTGCGCCTCCAGCAATGGTTTTACTTCCAGAAGCAATGCGTCGCTTGCGGGAAATGACTGCATTAATGCAGCAGCAAGCAATGGAATTTCCTGACGATCACGTTTTGGTGGTTAATACCGCTCATCCACTGATTAATAATATTGTCGAGATGAGTAAGGGAACCATTATTCAAGGTTCGGGAGAATCTGGCAATAGCGAAATGGTTAACTTGATGTGTCAGCACGTCTATGATTTAGCACTGATGGCGCAAAAAGGACTTAATGCTGAAGGAATGAAAGGTTTCGTCGAGCGATCGAATAAAATGCTGACTAACCTCACTCAACAATAAACCTTCGTAGTGCGGGCATCTTGCCCGCAATTTGTTTCCTACAAACCAATTTACCTGTAGAGACGTTGCAGACAAAGTCTCTACATTTCGGTGAGCGAAGCAAAGGATGACTTGAATACACGAAAACAATTATTTGTCAAGCCCCACCGGAAAACTATCAGTGCGATCGCCAACCGCCCAATTTTTCCTGACGCGATCGCTCCCGATGACTCGGATACACATAAATAACAATTTGTCAAGTTACCACCCCAAACTTTCCGAGCGAGATCCACGCGACCTACAATAGAGTACGAACCTTAATTCAAAGAAAAAACTATGTCTCGTAAATGTATGCTCACCGGGAAAAAAGCCAACAACGCCTTTTCCATCTCTCACTCCCACCGTCGCACCAAAAGATTACAACACGCTAATCTTCAAGAAAAGCGCATCTGGTGGCCCGAAGGCAACCGTTTTGTCAAACTGAAAATTTCCACCAAAGCCCTGAAAACCTTGCAAAAGAAAGGTTTACAAAAAATGGCAGACGAAGCCGGAATCAACCTCAACAAATACTAAAGCAAAGATTAGGGTGCGCCGTAACGCACCCTGATTTTTGGGAAATAATATCTCAGCAGAGAAAATTGAGCGAGAAGTTTTTTTCTCTACGCGATCGCTTTTCAGCTCGATCTGGGTAAGCTAGAGGTGACTGACTAAGATTGGCTAGCGAGCTAATCTTAATTAAAGCAATTGCCAATAAACCTGTAAGTAGTTACCAAGTTAATTTCTATTTCCGGAAAAAAATGAAGAGAGAATCTGGAATTGACCCTGACCAGATTGTTGCTTGATTCAAGCAGAATTTGCTTCGCTCCGGACAAATACCGAAAACAGCAACTAAAAGAAATAACCACTTAGCCGTACACTCACGGTTGAAGCATAACTGCTCAATTGCTATCAAAGAAGAAAGTTGACAGCTTGTGAAACTTTCATAAGCTGGTCGTTATTTTAGAGCAAACTATCTCAAATTCGCAATCGTTATCGAGAAAAAACTGACAGGAAGGTAGCCATGTCTACTCGCAAAAAGCCGAAAAAGCGTTATCCAAAACCGTTCGCTCGGATTTGGCGCATCTTACAAACAGCTATAACAACAATTACCAATCAAATTTTGCCGCGAGCGAAAAAATTTTCTCATCGGAGAAATCGCTCTCAAGCAGGATTTGTCTTGCCCACAGCAGCAATGGTAATTGTCGTAGTAGTGCTATTATCTACAGCCCTACTGTTTCGTTCCTTCGATCGAGGCAAAAATATTAATAACTACCGGGTAAACCAAGAAGTATTAAATGCTGCTTTACCTGGATTAGATCGTGCCAAAGCAAAAATTCAAGCCCTTTTTGAAGACCCCAACTTGCCTCAAGGTACTCCAACAGAAATTGCACTTTCTAACGTCATTGAAGCAAATAAATACACTCTCGAAGACGAAGATCGCTTGCAGGTAAGCTTTGATTGGAACGAGACCAACGGCATTCAAACAAGTAATAATATTAGCGAGACAGAAACCATTAATTCAGCTTGGCGCTTTCCTGTCGATACCAACAACAATGGTCTTTATGATAGTGTAACTCTTTACGGTGTTTTTTATCGCACTCCTCTTTCATCAAATCAAGAATCAGAACGACCAAGAAATCCCTTGGATGCTAGAGGATTACCAATGGAAACCGGTATCTTAAACGATAACTGTACGGGGGCAATCGGAAGTGCAACCTTAGTCGGTAATAACGGTTGGTATCAAGTTGCAGGTCAACTGAAAAAAAGCTTCTTTGTTTATGTAGCTACAGTACCAATTGTTGATGCAAATAACTTTCAACCTATCGGTCAAACCCAAGCACAAAATTACGAACAATATCAGGGAAATAAAGGCTTTTCAGCTTTAGAGTATCAACTCGATAAAGCACGTATTCCTCTCGCCAATAACTCAGTAATCTACGAAGATGACTTAGAAATAAGTTCTGGTGGTGGCGGTTTAACCGTCAATGGACGGGTATTAACTAACAGTAACTTGTTCTACTCCGACGGAGGAAATAGCGCCAACCCAGTTACTTTCAGACAAGTCAGTAGTCCAGAGTCTTGCTTCTTTCAAGAAGAAAACGGCAAAATAATTGTTGGTGGAAATCTCAGTTATGGGAAACCTACGGAAAGAGTATCTAAAGTAAGAGCAGCAAAAGTAGATTTATTTCAAGGAATTAATGAAAACCCCACAGAAGTAGCACTGGAAGATGACCAAGATTCCGTAGATGCTAATTCTGACGACCTTGCTTACAACAACGAAGCATACGAAGCAAGAATCGAGAAATTAGTAGAATTAGCAATGGATCAAGCGGGAAATCTGAACGCACCAAATCTACCTTTAGAAGTACGACAGCGCATACAAGATCGCCAAAACGGACCTAACCCACCGAATAACTTATCACAAGCATATCGAGAAGAATTGGATGCTTACTTTAGAAAACGTACTCGTCGGGTTCCTTTTGCCGAAGTATCATACAATCCGAATAATTCACCAGAAGAAAACGACCCTGAGTTAGAAAATGCTTCGTTACAAATAGATAATAACGACCCGGATACGATGCGACCGCCTAATGCTTGGATTTTTCCTTACGATCCTGGCAACGGAACGCAACAAAACAACTACTCACAATTGGCTTTAAATAAGAATGGAAATAAACTCTTACCACCAGCAACAAAATTCTCGGTTCAAGAAAGAACGGCGATAGAAGAGTTTCTCGGCGATCGCATCCTCGTTGGTAACAATTTACCCGCTCTTTGGTACAAAGACGACGAGTTTGTTGGTGAAGACGAAGAACAAGACATTAGTAACACACAATGGAATAAACCAGATGACGGACCGCGTACTCGGAAAACTCGCGTTACCGAAATTAGTGACCTCGGTGGAATCGATCGCGATCGCTTCTGGGAAACTAAAGCCGCACAACTACCAGAAAATAAACTCGATCCTGTCGGTGGGGTGCGAATAGTTACTGGTGCTGGCATTTACTTACCTGCGGATGATACTACCAACGGATCGCAGATTGTTTGGCCCGACTGGATGCCCGTTATTCCTAACGATGAAACCGATCCCAATGCTATTACATGGCTACCAGACTTAGATGGAGATGGAGATAACGACTTCCCGCAAGATAGCAATGGCGCTCCTTTGCCCTTCTTGCAAATGCGAGCTAGTGTAGTTTATCACTACAGCTATGACGACGATAATGACCCGCAAACTCCTGCCCCTCCCATTGCTTGTGTCAGTAGCTTCTATGACCCGACAAACGCAGAAACAGCGCAAAATACAACAGATGGAGGTAACTCAAATAACGGGATAACCTACGCTCCTCCAAGCAGTGCAGGGCAAGGACAAATGCTAGATTATCAAGCTAGCTTGGTTTATCCCAATGGTCGCCTCGTTAACCCCATGTTGGCAGCAGCCTTGCAAGCTATCGATGATGGTGAAACGCCAACCTTAGCACAACAAGCAGCAATTGATTCGAGTCTTTGCGCTCTACAAATTTTGGCGGGAACCATCAACGAGAGTGAAACACCAACATCGGGCTTCCAGTTGCCAGACGATACGATTAAAGAAATCGCTTTCCTCGATTCACGACAAATCAAGTCGGTAGAAGACGAGTACGATCCAGCTAACAGTGCATTAGGAAACGACTTAGACCCTAACTACGATTTAGCGATCGAGCAGCGCGAACCAATGGAAATTCGTGCTACAGTAATCGACCTCGATCTACTGCGAGAGTCAACAGCGCAAAGCTATTTCACTGGTGTAGAC
This genomic interval from Oscillatoria salina IIICB1 contains the following:
- the htpG gene encoding molecular chaperone HtpG, whose protein sequence is MTVLEKGNITIHTENIFPIIKKSLYTDHEIFLRELISNSVDASEKLKMVSYAGEVSGEIPEPEIEIAIDKDNKTLSVSDNGIGMTAEEVKKYINQVAFSSAEEFLQKYQKTGEQLIGHFGLGFYSSFMVAKKVEIDTLSHRDGAEAVHWSCDGSPAFELSVSDRTQPGTTITLTLMDEETEYLEPARIKQLIKKYCDFMPVTIKLDGEQINKQQALWKKSPQDLKDEDYLEFYRYLYPFQEDPLLWVHLKTDYPFLLNGILYFPKIKPDVDINKGQIKLFCNQVFVSDHCEEIIPDFLMPLRGVIDSPDIPLNVSRSALTNDRTVRRIADFIAKKIADRLKSLYDENRSEYIRCWQDVGTFVKFGSLKEDKFKKQVEDLIIFQTTAKLGADTPQVEVQTESGDAWEDASNQPATDAQGNYYTTLKEYLERNKERHENRVFYCNDSTTQATYIELYKNQGLEVLYMDSFIDTNYFIPFLEREYSDVKFSRVDSELDNTLVEEDKAGEIVDPNTNKTRSESIKELFEKALNKPQVNIKTQAIKSEDPQGAPPAMVLLPEAMRRLREMTALMQQQAMEFPDDHVLVVNTAHPLINNIVEMSKGTIIQGSGESGNSEMVNLMCQHVYDLALMAQKGLNAEGMKGFVERSNKMLTNLTQQ
- the hpsA gene encoding hormogonium polysaccharide biosynthesis protein HpsA, encoding MSTRKKPKKRYPKPFARIWRILQTAITTITNQILPRAKKFSHRRNRSQAGFVLPTAAMVIVVVVLLSTALLFRSFDRGKNINNYRVNQEVLNAALPGLDRAKAKIQALFEDPNLPQGTPTEIALSNVIEANKYTLEDEDRLQVSFDWNETNGIQTSNNISETETINSAWRFPVDTNNNGLYDSVTLYGVFYRTPLSSNQESERPRNPLDARGLPMETGILNDNCTGAIGSATLVGNNGWYQVAGQLKKSFFVYVATVPIVDANNFQPIGQTQAQNYEQYQGNKGFSALEYQLDKARIPLANNSVIYEDDLEISSGGGGLTVNGRVLTNSNLFYSDGGNSANPVTFRQVSSPESCFFQEENGKIIVGGNLSYGKPTERVSKVRAAKVDLFQGINENPTEVALEDDQDSVDANSDDLAYNNEAYEARIEKLVELAMDQAGNLNAPNLPLEVRQRIQDRQNGPNPPNNLSQAYREELDAYFRKRTRRVPFAEVSYNPNNSPEENDPELENASLQIDNNDPDTMRPPNAWIFPYDPGNGTQQNNYSQLALNKNGNKLLPPATKFSVQERTAIEEFLGDRILVGNNLPALWYKDDEFVGEDEEQDISNTQWNKPDDGPRTRKTRVTEISDLGGIDRDRFWETKAAQLPENKLDPVGGVRIVTGAGIYLPADDTTNGSQIVWPDWMPVIPNDETDPNAITWLPDLDGDGDNDFPQDSNGAPLPFLQMRASVVYHYSYDDDNDPQTPAPPIACVSSFYDPTNAETAQNTTDGGNSNNGITYAPPSSAGQGQMLDYQASLVYPNGRLVNPMLAAALQAIDDGETPTLAQQAAIDSSLCALQILAGTINESETPTSGFQLPDDTIKEIAFLDSRQIKSVEDEYDPANSALGNDLDPNYDLAIEQREPMEIRATVIDLDLLRESTAQSYFTGVDEYMLPNSGIIYASRDDALPDASDSINPLVAHLSPQEDDDGSNPALAATDFKLDPTRRPNAIMLINGDKLSRTDEFREEEKGLTLVSNLPVYIQGVDPNESNTRGGFNPHQDDTGNPQEEFTESYDPQNYNQFYDRSNLNENFACRANDPRLPSGSCTDPDQWRAANILSDAVTLLSAEFREGFRNEGDYDLRNNQIDSYVLDLDGNPDLGIAHVDLDGDNNPDSISARDPDGGNLTNGNSIEERRLFNGFWNNNFVTNGLSSGVAITDTDDDDEIDTSDDEYLDSDYTAYNANTLNSSYFNNLVTPVQRRANFPEYLMEFCQKLPVSECTPQDWVINTTGTRASDAVGSAPGEAGTTAQTPDNLNLQRLARRVAFLRMTAGISNLQVNGSPPSPMPANDELILDNNENPIPLGINNSGDIICQTYSGTVSFTDLNGNNRTCNTTAPRNAANALWFRTVDGTDPYTNNEDNWVYRSDRPLYLADEEILNTKVTGLGQPLLVPVLQLQFATATPGNNLITTDPKTATSYIFQTNWLPRAAGDGSTPGIFNLVMGTGDTPNHPDISNVGGDQNDFNGGLANLPRFLESWRVDIGDNYIPVQIRGSLLQLRRSRYATAPFRPLIEPTWDDTFNRVKNGNGGNGGLFGYVQGYAYNNQYLFDQTRLPYYVAPKRDFGFDVGVLSQLPDLFSLQFTVPEADEPNEFFREVSRDDEWVQALLCAKVDRDGNNPPNAINDEERPTTFCQNHTGG
- the rpmB gene encoding 50S ribosomal protein L28, yielding MSRKCMLTGKKANNAFSISHSHRRTKRLQHANLQEKRIWWPEGNRFVKLKISTKALKTLQKKGLQKMADEAGINLNKY